One part of the Saprospiraceae bacterium genome encodes these proteins:
- a CDS encoding methyltransferase domain-containing protein, which translates to MNYFTPHTAADRYSKGRPNFHNTTINHIKSYLKLENKLHSALDIACGTGLSTQALLNIATHVYGTDGSQAMLDFALKKDKINYQIARAEVQPFANQFFDLITVCSGVHWFDIDKFLMEANRLLKSKSYLVLYDNFFLGEMESNPEFLKWYNSVYLINFPAPARNDNYNWINKKLNEMNFDYVKEEIFTNAVSFNKNELLLYFTTQSNIISAVEKKLITYPEVEVWLDNELSIHFANENKNETVHFSN; encoded by the coding sequence ATGAACTACTTTACTCCACATACAGCAGCTGACAGGTATTCAAAAGGAAGACCCAACTTTCACAATACCACTATTAATCACATTAAGAGTTATCTGAAACTTGAAAACAAATTACATTCAGCACTAGACATTGCATGCGGCACAGGGCTTTCTACACAAGCATTATTAAACATTGCTACCCATGTTTACGGCACTGATGGCTCACAAGCCATGTTAGATTTTGCGTTGAAAAAGGACAAGATAAATTACCAAATAGCAAGAGCAGAAGTACAGCCTTTTGCTAACCAGTTTTTCGATTTGATTACGGTGTGTTCAGGTGTTCATTGGTTTGATATTGATAAGTTCTTAATGGAAGCTAATCGTTTGCTGAAAAGTAAATCTTATTTGGTTCTATACGACAATTTCTTTCTTGGTGAAATGGAAAGTAATCCTGAATTTCTAAAGTGGTACAATTCTGTTTATTTAATAAATTTTCCGGCACCTGCAAGAAATGACAACTACAATTGGATAAATAAAAAATTGAACGAAATGAATTTTGACTACGTTAAGGAGGAAATATTTACCAATGCTGTTTCATTTAATAAAAATGAGTTACTACTTTATTTCACAACCCAAAGCAATATCATTTCGGCAGTTGAAAAGAAACTAATTACATATCCAGAAGTGGAAGTGTGGCTTGATAACGAACTTTCTATTCATTTTGCTAATGAAAATAAAAACGAAACTGTACATTTTAGTAACTGA
- a CDS encoding GNAT family N-acetyltransferase: MKDRFPILLDGAVNYNHYIIEDAEQNVLGWAVDFEKESEIRFSIIVDSKHKEIGLGSLLVEKLKSENDLFFGWVIDHDNDLKCSGELYQTPLPFYLKHGFEILHDVRIESEMIRAVKIKWIK, from the coding sequence TTGAAAGACAGATTTCCGATTTTGTTGGATGGTGCAGTAAACTATAACCATTATATTATTGAAGATGCAGAGCAAAATGTATTGGGTTGGGCAGTTGATTTTGAAAAGGAAAGTGAAATTCGTTTTTCAATCATTGTAGATTCAAAACATAAAGAAATAGGTTTAGGAAGTTTATTAGTTGAAAAATTGAAATCAGAAAATGATTTGTTTTTCGGTTGGGTAATTGACCATGATAACGATTTAAAGTGCAGTGGAGAACTTTATCAAACACCCTTGCCATTTTATCTGAAACATGGGTTTGAAATTTTACATGATGTGAGGATTGAAAGCGAAATGATAAGAGCAGTAAAAATTAAATGGATTAAATAA